In Aerosakkonema funiforme FACHB-1375, the genomic window TCCAGCAGCCAGGTACTTTTCACGGACAGGGAAGTCCGGACAAGGATAATATCAAGCGGGATCTCCTGCAATTCTTCTACGCAGTCGATCGTGGATTGCAGAAATATCTCAACGGTAAAAAAGCACCTTTGGTGTTATCGGGAGTAGAGTATCTATTTCCAATTTACCGACAAGCAAATAGCTACCAGCATCTAGTTGAAGAAGGTATTACTGGCAACAATAAAATACTCACTCCGGAAGAGTTACACGCGCTAGCATTGCCAATTGTTGAACCGATATTTTTACAGTCACAGCAACAGGCGATCGAACACTACAAAGAACTGACAAGCACCGGCAAAACTTGCACTGATGTTAAAGAAGCTGTTCCAGCCGCTTATTTCGGTCGAGTCGAGGAATTGTTTGTGGCGGTAGGCGTGCAGCAGTGGGGAAATTTCGATCCCGATACGAACACAGTTTATATGCACCCCGAACCGGAAAAAGGCGATCGAGATTTATTGGATGCAGCGGCAATTCAAACACTTTTGAACGGCGGTACTGTCTATGCAGTCGAACCGGATAAAGTACCTGATGAAGCGCCGTTAGCAGCTGTGTTTCGATATTAATCAATCGGTCATGGTTAATGATTCATTATCGATCGCCATTAACCATGAACCATTAACTATCCAAGGGAGATAACGAAATGGAAATGACGACAACAAATACTACCAACCAACAGGAAACGTCTGGCAACGTCACTGATGCAGAGCGTTGGACATCGTTAATCGGTGGTGGCGCACTCGTACTTTACGGTTTGTCGCAACGCTCTCTTAGAGGTGCGTTAATGGCAGTTGCTGGTGGGGGTTTAGTTTATCGCGGCGTAACCGCACAAACGGGTATTCAGGAAGCAACAGGCATGAATCAAAGCATTAAAGTTGAAAAGACGGTAACTATCAATAAATCGCCTGAAGAACTCTATCGCTTCTGGCACAATTTTGAGAATTTGCCTCGCTTTATGAAGCATCTAAAACACGTAAAAGTATACGATGAAAAACGCTCCCACTGGATTGCCAGCGCACCTATGGGTAATAGCGTGGAATGGGATGCAGAAATCATCAACGACCAACAAAACAAGTTAATTGCCTGGGCTTCAGTTGAAGGTGCAGATATCGATAATTCCGGTTTTGTGCGCTTTCAACCCGCACCTGCCGATCGCGGTACTGAAGTGAAAGTTGTGATGGAATACAATCCGCCTGGTGGTGTGCTGGGATCTGCGATCGCCAAACTTTTCGGTGAAGAACCGGAACAGCAAATCGGAGACGATCTGCGCCGCTTTAAGCAATTGATGGAAGCTGGTGAAATTGCCACCACAGAAGGTCAAACTTCTTGTCGTCAGTAATTGACAAGCAAAAAAATTCCCGTACATAGAAACCCGGTTTCTTAAAGAAACCGGGTTTCTGCGTTGTACTTTATCTGAGTTTAAGTTGTAGCGTGCATCAGACCCCTGAATTTTGGATCTCATCAGTAATTTTATCGCTAGTGACGCACCCTACTTAATTTAACAAGCAACTTGAAAAGCTGCTTAATTGCCGCCTGAAGTGACAGATTTATGGTGTTGGTGGCTATCTTCTGGCTTGGGACGCCATTGCCCATCTTCACCTGGTTCGTATTCTTGCTTGACGCTGTTCCAAGCAACATTCATAGCGGCTTCTTCGCTCATACCGTCTTCACTGGCGCTATTGTATGCTGCCAGAAAAATTTGCTGGGCACCTTGATTTAGCTGTTGTTGTACTTCCGAAGGTAAATCTTGTAGTTGTTTTTGAGACATTAACCCGCTCCTAGTTTTATTTCCGTCTGGGATCATCGTAAAAAGCTCAACAAACAAGTTCCTCTTTCTGGAAGGTAGTATGTATTATTTACCCATCTATCTCAGGGA contains:
- a CDS encoding baeRF3 domain-containing protein, which produces MSLLSVDEIKTLVEQPKGLSVSIYMPTYRGGAELQQNPIRFKNAIRKAEELLVENGLSDREALKFLQPAQEELDRGDFWEQQDNGLAIFIADGVLHYYRLPVNFDDLVVVTEHFHLKPLMRLLTGDGQFYILEIAQKQIRFLECTRFSAKEVELEDVPKNMDEALQYDETAKDGQHRIATSKGGTNNSFQQPGTFHGQGSPDKDNIKRDLLQFFYAVDRGLQKYLNGKKAPLVLSGVEYLFPIYRQANSYQHLVEEGITGNNKILTPEELHALALPIVEPIFLQSQQQAIEHYKELTSTGKTCTDVKEAVPAAYFGRVEELFVAVGVQQWGNFDPDTNTVYMHPEPEKGDRDLLDAAAIQTLLNGGTVYAVEPDKVPDEAPLAAVFRY
- a CDS encoding SRPBCC family protein — translated: MTTTNTTNQQETSGNVTDAERWTSLIGGGALVLYGLSQRSLRGALMAVAGGGLVYRGVTAQTGIQEATGMNQSIKVEKTVTINKSPEELYRFWHNFENLPRFMKHLKHVKVYDEKRSHWIASAPMGNSVEWDAEIINDQQNKLIAWASVEGADIDNSGFVRFQPAPADRGTEVKVVMEYNPPGGVLGSAIAKLFGEEPEQQIGDDLRRFKQLMEAGEIATTEGQTSCRQ
- a CDS encoding ChaB family protein, encoding MSQKQLQDLPSEVQQQLNQGAQQIFLAAYNSASEDGMSEEAAMNVAWNSVKQEYEPGEDGQWRPKPEDSHQHHKSVTSGGN